The following are encoded in a window of Castanea sativa cultivar Marrone di Chiusa Pesio chromosome 9, ASM4071231v1 genomic DNA:
- the LOC142609593 gene encoding AT-hook motif nuclear-localized protein 7-like, translating to MEERESTVSGSLGNSDTDSPPAPLSNMAAVNTSLGVSTTTTMVMMTETNTNTNTDTTTKATTVTTTTPVSSGDLLGKKKRGRPRKYDADGNLRVSYTAAQPPPGFTLSPSDFSSSKRGRGRPPGSGNWQLLASLGELFANTAGGDFTPHVVTVNTGEDVAAKILSFSQKGPRGICVLSANGAISNVTIRQPGSSGGILTYEGRFEILSLSGSFTVTDNGGMRSRTGGLSVSLAGPDGRVIGGGIAGLLTAAGPLQIVVGSFMPYGYKAHKRKHHREHSLTSPISGAPAMLTAASPISQAKPDVDNFFNPTSPLPAQKHEEADDNSDKQNQNATLISSGWNGLEPTAVQSVQRPSPDINISAPGE from the exons ATGGAAGAGAGGGAGAGCACGGTTTCTGGGTCACTCGGGAACTCAGACACTGACTCACCACCAGCCCCGTTGAGCAACATGGCTGCTGTCAACACAAGCCTTGGCGTGTCAACGACGACAACGATGGTGATGATGacagaaacaaacacaaacacaaacacagacacGACGACAAAAGCTACAACAGTAACGACGACAACCCCAGTGAGTAGTGGTGATTTGTTagggaaaaagaagagagggagaCCAAGGAAATACGACGCAGATGGGAACTTGAGGGTGTCGTATACGGCGGCACAACCACCGCCTGGTTTTACTTTGTCTCCTtctgatttttcttcttcaaaaagaggaagaggaaggcCTCCTGGCTCTGGAAACTGGCAGCTTCTTGCTTCTTtag GTGAATTGTTTGCGAACACGGCAGGAGGGGACTTCACACCACATGTTGTCACTGTTAATACTGGAGAG GATGTTGCAGCAAaaattctttccttttctcAGAAGGGTCCTCGAGGAATATGTGTTCTTTCTGCCAATGGTGCTATTTCGAATGTTACCATTCGCCAGCCAGGTTCCTCTGGTGGAATCTTGACATATGAG GGCCGCTTTGAGATATTATCTTTATCTGGATCATTTACAGTTACTGATAATGGTGGTATGAGGAGTAGGACTGGTGGATTAAGTGTCTCATTGGCTGGTCCTGATGGTCGTGTAATAGGCGGTGGAATTGCTGGTTTATTAACAGCTGCTGGCCCTCTCCAA ATTGTTGTTGGTAGCTTCATGCCATATGGTTATAAGGCACATAAAAGGAAGCATCATCGGGAACATTCTTTGACATCTCCCATCTCAGGTGCTCCAGCCATGCTGACTGCTGCAAGTCCCATCTCACAAGCAAAACCTGATGTTGATAACTTTTTTAATCCAACATCACCATTACCAGCACAAAAACATGAAGAAGCAGATGACAACAGTGATAAACAGAACCAAAATGCCACACTGATTAGCTCCGGCTGGAATGGCTTAGAGCCGACTGCAGTTCAGTCTGTTCAGAGGCCATCTCCTGACATCAATATCTCAGCTCCTGGTGAATAA